tattttaacagattagagtgaattaaggaaaacaaatattcctaattagtttgaatatcctaaatttatgctaattaatttatcatcaatcaattcaaatttaattaatacacCTATTTccgtttttttatttttttcttcaaaattgatttattttccttttttatcttcttttatttcaaaacaGATTtctacaattaattaaaaaaaatgttttttttaataaaatgttataacctgaaattttttattgttacaacttgaaagttttATTCTACTGCTATAACGTGAAAATATTAGTctaataaatgtcatatatgaaaGATCACTTTTTTCTATTGTAAATAGTTAGGGATCTTACTTCCTCAATTTTTTCTAGTTTTCTATCTCAACAAATTGCAAAATGAGcagtttgatatttttttctattaatgAAGTGCTTTTTCTGCATAAAGTGGAGGAGAAGTCCACTCAAATTGTAGTGATCATAAGACCAAAAAGACCATCATTTTAGCTTTGTATATGCGCAAAAAGATGTGAATTCTATCACTCTTTTAGTAAGATTGTGATATTAGAATAATTTATGTAATGCAAGGTTAGATCTATAATTTGTAATTAAAGTTTGACATATACATTAAATAATAAGATTTGTTAGTTGGAAAGAATTACTTCTCACAATAACAATATCTAAAATTAGTTAGATTccacaatttaaaataaaaagaataagtaACTTGTCAAGTTGTCAGTCtaaacaatattttaattaacatTTCCTAAGGATAGAAGGGATTAAACCACCTCTAACAATAGGTGATTTACGCAATTCACCATACTATCAACaactaattttttagatttgaaTTACGTTAtcatatatcaataaaatattctttaattttactagataaattaaattagattaaaaattaatttttgattttCAGAAAACACATTTTCTAGgacaatcatatttatttttatacttaGTTTTTCATTTTCACCTTTGACTTTCCACTTgagaaaaggggaaaaaaaggacaaaaaagaagaaggggtAAACTAAAATAAAGATTACGACAAAGgaaatgagatttttttttttttcttttttgggtttaaaaagGAGAATAATTAAtacttgtaagttgtaactcaaatacaaaatgaatatgaaaggttGATATACATTGTTTCTTTTTCCCAAAGTTATTTCCGAAAATAAAAATGTGGGAGTGAAAAGCGTAATGTGCAGATAACGAAGAAAggaatatattttcaaaaaatccGCATTCTTTCATCTAAACTAATAACAAGCAATTCGGAgactttcacttttttttttttttaaaaaaaaatttcatccatAGAAGACCACCATTTTCTCCATTGTTAGGGTTTCCTCTGTTTCTTCTCTCAAATCAGGTACCTTCATTTCATAGTTTCCACCATTCTTAACTTCCGTATCCATgttatgatttgaaattatcaaGTCTAACAAGTTAATACGTATTATATTTgctgattttctttttatttggttGCTCGATTGATTTTCAGCTTCAAATGCTTTGTTTATTGATGGAATCGAtgtaattttgatgaatttcaCGTTGAAtttggtttattgttattttttgattttttttccaggTTTGATTGGTCTACTTTGGAAAAATGTGTTGTGGTATGTGATGTGATGATTTAGAGATAGGTATTAGGTGCTGGCTCGATTTGTCGATAGAGCTTTGTTGTTTGTGGTTGGAATTTTGGAAGGTTGTATAGCTAAGTTTTGCTGGAAATGAGTGTAATTGGGTTTGATGTGGGAAATGAGAACTGTGTTATAGGAGTTACAAAGCAACGAGGAATTGATGTAATATTAAATGATGAATCGAATCGAGAGACACCAGCAGTGGTGTCGTTTGGTGATAAACAAAGGTTCATTGGTGCGGCTGGAGCTGCATCGGCTACTATGAACCCGAAATCAACTATTTCACAGGTAAAGAGGTTGATTGGTAGGAAATATAGGGAGCCTGCTGTTCAGAAGGACTTGAAATTGCTTCCGTTTGCGACCTCTGAGGGACAGGATGGTGGCATTTTGATTAATTTGCACTACATGGATGAGAAGCAGAGTTTCACTCCTGTTCAAATTATGGCGATGCTATTTGCACATTTGAAGCAAATTGCTGAGAAGAATCTTGAAACGGATGTTTCAGATTGTGTTATTGGCATACCTTCGTACTTCACAGATTTACAGAGACGTGCTTATTTGTATGCAGCAGAAATCGCTGGGTTGAAGCCATTGCGATTGATGCATGATGGCACTGCAACTGCACTGGGTTATGGTATATACAAGACTGATTTTTCAGCTGGGGGTCCAACAAATGTTGTGTTTGTTGATGTTGGTCATTGTGATACTCAAGTTGTTGTAGCGTCATTTGAACCTGGTCATATGAAGATATTGTCTCATGCTTTTGATAGCGACTTGGGCGGGAGAGACTTTGATGAAGTTTTATTCAGACATTTTGCTGCAAATTTCAAGGAACAGTACAATATTGATGTTTATTCAAATGCTCGGGCTTCTATAAGATTGAGGGCTGCATGTGAGAAActgaagaaagttttaagtgCAAATCCAGAGGCTCCGCTTAATATTGAGTGCTTAATGGATGAGAAAGATGTAAAAGGTTTCATCAAAAGAGAGGACTTTGAGAAGCTTTCATCAGATTTGTTGGAGAAGATAAGCATTCCTTGTCGTAAAGCTTTACTTGATTCTGGTTTGACTGCTGAAAGGATTCATACTCTTGAGCTTGTAGGATCAGGCTCTCGAATTCCAGCTATGGGAAGAATTTTAAATTCTGTTTTCAGAAAAGAACCGGGGAGGACAATAAATGCTAGTGAGTGTGTTGCACGTGGATGTGCTCTTCAATGTGCGATGCTCAGCCCTATATTTCGTGTTAGAGAGTACGAGGTTTGTGATGTGAACTACTACAGTAATACTTGTGATCAATATGGCTGTgaatttctttctatttcttagtcctattttcatttaatttaccAAAATTAGATTCAAAGTCTAATATGGATAGGTTTATTCCTTCTTCTATGGGGTGTTTAGTTTTAGTGCCCGAGATACAAGACCTTCTATGCTCTCATTGGCTGGTTTTACTTTACTTTCTCAATTATTGTGAATTTGGTTATGATGTTAAATGACTCaagtttttctctctttttcctctctttgtttttcaatttaCTTCTCTTTTTATCGTGAGTTTGAAGTTCTATGATGTAAAAACTCTATTTGTAAAAACAATCTCTTCCATGGATATAGACCATTCTAGAATATTCGTTTCTGAAATAGAATTCCTGCAGTAAATAGAACAAATATCAGAAAAACAACCTCGAGTAATGAATGAAAACATGAATAAATGCAAAGTTCATTAGACTAAAAGACCATGGAGAAATTAAGTGACTTTACTATTGAAATGGCCACTTCAGCAGATGCAGATCATGATGCTAATAAACTACTTCAGAAGACATGAAGCATTGCAAAATTCATTAGACTTCGAAGACCATGGAGAAATTAAGAAACTTTTCTATTGCAATGACCACTCCACCAGATCATGATGCTAATACACTACTTCAGAAAGCCCAAATATTACTCCGGGGAGCAACATAGTTGAGTGTTAAAAGATGtattaaatcaaaagaaataatttattgagTTATGAGAACCGCACATGTTAATAATTGATAAATCAGAGTTTGCAATATTCATCGTGGCAGAGAGCATTCTAGAGAGATTAAATTGCATGAAATGAGGACATGACCTAGCAAATTTTTTGACTTCATTCTTTCGAAGTTGGAGCCAGGCAGGTTGACCACAGAAGtctttgaaaaggaaaaatgaataGGTAGATCAACCATATGAGCGAAACCTGTTGATATCGAAATAATAGACTACACTCTTTACTATGTGTTAACCCCCTTTTACTTCACTACAATCATTCTGTTGCTAATTTCAGTGTTTCTTTCTTGTCATAAACTAGAAGTACATCTGAAAGAAGTACAAAGAGGATTTTTCGGGTAGGGGCAAGGCTGCTCATGTTGCTGTTGTTGTACAAACATGAGAAAGAATTATTGTGCGTTGGGATAGCTTAGTACATCTGTGTCAAAATTATGCCTTTTACAGTTTTACTGCTTAAATAGTTGTCATGCACCCAAAGCCTAAAATTTATCTCACAACCACTAACTTGAAAAGAAACAATACAAAACAATGTTTTTGTGAGCTTAACTGATCTATTCTTGTAAagcttgcatcttcttgatgcctttAAATGAAtctacttcataaaaaaaaaaaaacactacaaAACAATGTCCAGAGGATAATAGGAACAGAACATAAGTGTACCAAGTCCTAACTCTGGCATGAACATTGTTTAGTGCATGACGTTTTATTGAGGTATGGTTGTTGGTTTCATCATTATATTGAGTTCGAAAATCTTTTATTTGCAGATTCAGGATTCGTTTCCTTTCTCCATTGGGTTTGCATCCGATGAGGGTCCAGTTTGCACCCTATCAAATGGCGTATTGTTTCCAAAGGGCCATAGTTTTCCGAGCATGAAAGTGCTCACATTGCAAAGGAGCAACAGTTTCCACTTGGAAGCATTCTACACTAACCAGAATGAGTTGCCACCTGGTGTATCCGATAAAATAAGCAAATCTACGGTACAGTTCATTTGTCCCTTTTAACTAATATGAGAATTTCTATCCTCAAGTTTTGTTTGGGATTTCTAGATGTATTATATCACATTTGATCTAATTTTCTTGATTATGTTAGGAATGATTCTCGATAATTGGATTACTCTAACTAGTCATAACTAAAGTTCTAGTTGTTGAGGTTATGACTTAAGATCTCTACGCATTTGAGTTTGTCGAAGCCCATGGAACCACCTTTGAGAACTTACTACAGCATACAGTTGTATCATTTGTCACATACTTGTTCTTCTAACCCAACTAGTTGCCCACTTTCCTTTTTGGCTTGTTTCCAGTAATCCATCCCTTGAAAGAGAAGTTTTCTCTTGATGGATATCTCAATTTGTCTGTATATCATATTTCCGAAAAGGTAAGTAGACatcaaaagagaaggaaaaattCAATAAGTCAACTATGTCTACAGGGAGTATTAGATATTGTACTATTTCATTGTATGTTTAAATAGCTACATGCACTACCCAATAGCTTTGCATATTTTATGTTGCAAAATCTTGATGATCTTCTCTATCGAATAAGCCCGCTTGAGAAGGTCCTCCCTGAACCACTCCCAGAAGCAGTTTTACCTTCCAAcatacaacaacatatccagtgtaatcTCACGAGTGGGGTCTGGCAGGGTAATGTGTACACAGATTGTTTCTGGTAGACTTTTGCCCTCCAATGTGTGCCCTATAAATAGGACAGAAAAAATTGAACTTAATATCTCTGCTATATTTGGGCAATCTAGGGTATAAAACTAGACCACATGTGTTCATAGCTAATGTACATCAACcaattttgagattcaagatTTTCAAAACTAGACATTGCTGGTGAGACACTACATAAACCTCTGATCTGTTGCACAGTTTGGACTGCTACTTCAGTCTTTTGCATTGCAGATGAGCTACAGAGTCAACGATAATTTTCTGGGTTTCAATTTCTCCTGTTTACTTGAAAGGAACTTTCATATCTGCTGTTATTATCTAAGTATCATGCATGAGAAGGTAAAGAAAAAAGGGATGTCATTGGTATGAAggaaatataattttgataacCTTTACTGTGACTGAATATTGCAGCTGTGATGATTTATCATTAAacgagaaaaaaattatcttttgataTTTTGGAGGATTAAGTTCTGGTAGTACATTCGCTTTTCTAATTGGTTGAATAATATATAGTTGCTCAAATACCAgaaaatgttgtatcatgattTATTATGCAAACAAACGTATGTGTACATCTGTCCAAGAATGACTTTATATCCCAGAAAAAAACACATTTAGGTGGTTTCTGTGACATTAAAGAAAAGTGCAGTAAATTGGAAATCATAATTTTGATG
The Solanum stenotomum isolate F172 chromosome 12, ASM1918654v1, whole genome shotgun sequence DNA segment above includes these coding regions:
- the LOC125846283 gene encoding heat shock 70 kDa protein 16 yields the protein MSVIGFDVGNENCVIGVTKQRGIDVILNDESNRETPAVVSFGDKQRFIGAAGAASATMNPKSTISQVKRLIGRKYREPAVQKDLKLLPFATSEGQDGGILINLHYMDEKQSFTPVQIMAMLFAHLKQIAEKNLETDVSDCVIGIPSYFTDLQRRAYLYAAEIAGLKPLRLMHDGTATALGYGIYKTDFSAGGPTNVVFVDVGHCDTQVVVASFEPGHMKILSHAFDSDLGGRDFDEVLFRHFAANFKEQYNIDVYSNARASIRLRAACEKLKKVLSANPEAPLNIECLMDEKDVKGFIKREDFEKLSSDLLEKISIPCRKALLDSGLTAERIHTLELVGSGSRIPAMGRILNSVFRKEPGRTINASECVARGCALQCAMLSPIFRVREYEIQDSFPFSIGFASDEGPVCTLSNGVLFPKGHSFPSMKVLTLQRSNSFHLEAFYTNQNELPPGVSDKISKSTIGPFQVPHSEKAKVKVKIQLNLHGVVTVESAWLIKDQSSHSTSENNIDTHAENMEGDDIRKSKAVKRQDIPVSESVDGGMTLMELSQAQEKECQLAEQDIKVERTKDKKNTLEAYVYETRNKLLNTYRSFATDSEREGISCNLQQTEEWLYEDGDDESEQVYAEKLEDLKKMVDPVEHRYKEEEARAQATRHLLNTIVEHRMAAGSLPASEKEAVINECHKAEQWLRDKSHQQETLPRSADPVLWSTEIKRKTEAFEAMCKHVMRHKSSPQKTEDGSGSNPRNKREDGMDVD